A stretch of the Rhinoderma darwinii isolate aRhiDar2 chromosome 3, aRhiDar2.hap1, whole genome shotgun sequence genome encodes the following:
- the SPPL2A gene encoding signal peptide peptidase-like 2A isoform X1, with the protein MELSGLLGLILLLHLPQIRATHGILHAVGDGVSHSGKDYCITYNSSWTALPTSYTNVMYYKLENLSSAWLCSDSEVPPTGLQDKAVVVMMGNCSILDKAMIAQNSNAKMLLVASKDGLLRPTDNRSGYESLTIPIAYVKYGDILGMEQDVGRNIEVTMYSPSPPLFDYSMLVIFLISVFTVALGGYWSGVSELEDLRPSQNLGENEGGKKKDENVTFTPLTVVLFVVICCVMLLLLYFFYKWLVYVIICVFCVASALSMFNCLSALIQYIPYGRCRVSCFSKSTEVRLFFLAAFCAAVSVTWAVFRNEDRWIWILQDILGIAFCLNFIKTLRMPNFKACVILLGLLLLYDVFFVFITPFITKNGQSIMIEVAAGPSGSTEKNGENYLEVPPDSQATYEKLPVVIRVPRLEYSAVKLCVMPFSLLGFGDIIVPGLLVAYCRRFDVRFTSSSTYYISCTIGYAVGMILTLVVLIVLNMGQPALLYLVPCTLLASSVVAWRRKEMKKFWNGGCYEIMEQVDNTVSEENIIRDEAQGEP; encoded by the exons ATCCGTGCAACTCATGGAATTTTGCATGCAGTTGGCGATGGGGTGTCGCATTCCGGAAAAGATTATTGCATCACGTACAATTCTTCATGGACAGCCCTCCCAACATCTTACACCAATGTT ATGTATTACAAGCTAGAAAATCTAAGTTCAGCCTGGCTGTGCAGCGATTCAGAAGTACCCCCCACAGGTCTGCAGGATAAAgcagtggtggtgatgatggggaATTGCTCAATTTTGGACAAGGCTATGATCGCTCAGAATAGCAATGCAAAAATGTTACTTGTGGCAAGTAAAGATGGCCTG CTTCGCCCAACAGACAACAGAAGTGGATATGAAAGCCTAACAATACCTATTGCTTATGTAAAATATGGAGATATCCTTGGCATGGAGCAG GATGTTGGAAGGAATATTGAGGTGACCATGTATTCCCCATCACCTCCATTGTTTGATTACAGCATGTTGGTCATATTCCTGATCTCGGTGTTCACTGTGGCACTTGGTGGCTACTGGAGTGGCGTATCAGAGCT GGAAGACTTAAGACCCTCCCAAAATCTTGGAGAAAATGAAGGAGGGAAGAAGAAAGATGAAAATGTGACCTTCACTCCTCTTACTGTTGTCCTGTTTGTTGTTATATGTTGCGTCATGTTACTTCTGCTCTACTTCTTCTATAAGTGGTTGG TGTATGTTATCATTTGTGTGTTCTGCGTGGCATCTGCCTTGAGCATGTTCAACTGTCTCTCTGCATTGATCCAATACATTCCATATGGAAGATGCAG AGTTTCATGCTTTAGTAAAAGTACAGAAGTGCGACTATTCTTCCTGGCCGCATTTTGTGCAGCTGTGTCTGTGACTTGGGCAGTTTTTCGGAATGAAGACAG gTGGATTTGGATACTTCAAGATATTCTGGGGATTGCGTTCTGCCTCAACTTTATTAAAACTTTAAGAATGCCAAATTTTAAG GCGTGTGTCATTCTTCTAGGCCTCCTGCTTCTGTATGATGTATTTTTTGTCTTTATAACTCCATTCATTACAAAG AATGGCCAGAGCATCATGATTGAAGTGGCAGCCGGACCGTCAGGAAGTACAGAAAAG AATGGTGAGAACTATTTGGAGGTCCCTCCTGACTCTCAAGCCACCTACGAGAAA CTACCAGTAGTCATTCGGGTACCTAGGCTGGAGTACTCCGCTGTAAAATTATGTGTGATGCCTTTTTCATTATTGGGCTTTGGAGATATAATTGTACCTG GCCTGCTGGTAGCATATTGCAGAAGATTTGACGTACGATTTACCTCTTCTAGTACATATTACATATCCTGCACTATAG GTTATGCTGTGGGGATGATTTTGACTTTAGTTGTCTTGATTGTACTTAACATGGGGCAGCCAGCCCTGCTGTATCTAGTGCCGTGCACACTTCTCGCCAGTTCTGTCGTTGCCTGGAGAAGAaaggaaatgaaaaaattctggaATGGCGGCTGCTATGAG ATAATGGAGCAAGTAGACAATACTGTCAGTGAAGAAAATATTATACGAGATGAAGCACAAGGAGAACCATGA
- the SPPL2A gene encoding signal peptide peptidase-like 2A isoform X2 has protein sequence MELSGLLGLILLLHLPQIRATHGILHAVGDGVSHSGKDYCITYNSSWTALPTSYTNVMYYKLENLSSAWLCSDSEVPPTGLQDKAVVVMMGNCSILDKAMIAQNSNAKMLLVASKDGLLRPTDNRSGYESLTIPIAYVKYGDILGMEQDVGRNIEVTMYSPSPPLFDYSMLVIFLISVFTVALGGYWSGVSELEDLRPSQNLGENEGGKKKDENVTFTPLTVVLFVVICCVMLLLLYFFYKWLVYVIICVFCVASALSMFNCLSALIQYIPYGRCRVSCFSKSTEVRLFFLAAFCAAVSVTWAVFRNEDRWIWILQDILGIAFCLNFIKTLRMPNFKACVILLGLLLLYDVFFVFITPFITKNGQSIMIEVAAGPSGSTEKLPVVIRVPRLEYSAVKLCVMPFSLLGFGDIIVPGLLVAYCRRFDVRFTSSSTYYISCTIGYAVGMILTLVVLIVLNMGQPALLYLVPCTLLASSVVAWRRKEMKKFWNGGCYEIMEQVDNTVSEENIIRDEAQGEP, from the exons ATCCGTGCAACTCATGGAATTTTGCATGCAGTTGGCGATGGGGTGTCGCATTCCGGAAAAGATTATTGCATCACGTACAATTCTTCATGGACAGCCCTCCCAACATCTTACACCAATGTT ATGTATTACAAGCTAGAAAATCTAAGTTCAGCCTGGCTGTGCAGCGATTCAGAAGTACCCCCCACAGGTCTGCAGGATAAAgcagtggtggtgatgatggggaATTGCTCAATTTTGGACAAGGCTATGATCGCTCAGAATAGCAATGCAAAAATGTTACTTGTGGCAAGTAAAGATGGCCTG CTTCGCCCAACAGACAACAGAAGTGGATATGAAAGCCTAACAATACCTATTGCTTATGTAAAATATGGAGATATCCTTGGCATGGAGCAG GATGTTGGAAGGAATATTGAGGTGACCATGTATTCCCCATCACCTCCATTGTTTGATTACAGCATGTTGGTCATATTCCTGATCTCGGTGTTCACTGTGGCACTTGGTGGCTACTGGAGTGGCGTATCAGAGCT GGAAGACTTAAGACCCTCCCAAAATCTTGGAGAAAATGAAGGAGGGAAGAAGAAAGATGAAAATGTGACCTTCACTCCTCTTACTGTTGTCCTGTTTGTTGTTATATGTTGCGTCATGTTACTTCTGCTCTACTTCTTCTATAAGTGGTTGG TGTATGTTATCATTTGTGTGTTCTGCGTGGCATCTGCCTTGAGCATGTTCAACTGTCTCTCTGCATTGATCCAATACATTCCATATGGAAGATGCAG AGTTTCATGCTTTAGTAAAAGTACAGAAGTGCGACTATTCTTCCTGGCCGCATTTTGTGCAGCTGTGTCTGTGACTTGGGCAGTTTTTCGGAATGAAGACAG gTGGATTTGGATACTTCAAGATATTCTGGGGATTGCGTTCTGCCTCAACTTTATTAAAACTTTAAGAATGCCAAATTTTAAG GCGTGTGTCATTCTTCTAGGCCTCCTGCTTCTGTATGATGTATTTTTTGTCTTTATAACTCCATTCATTACAAAG AATGGCCAGAGCATCATGATTGAAGTGGCAGCCGGACCGTCAGGAAGTACAGAAAAG CTACCAGTAGTCATTCGGGTACCTAGGCTGGAGTACTCCGCTGTAAAATTATGTGTGATGCCTTTTTCATTATTGGGCTTTGGAGATATAATTGTACCTG GCCTGCTGGTAGCATATTGCAGAAGATTTGACGTACGATTTACCTCTTCTAGTACATATTACATATCCTGCACTATAG GTTATGCTGTGGGGATGATTTTGACTTTAGTTGTCTTGATTGTACTTAACATGGGGCAGCCAGCCCTGCTGTATCTAGTGCCGTGCACACTTCTCGCCAGTTCTGTCGTTGCCTGGAGAAGAaaggaaatgaaaaaattctggaATGGCGGCTGCTATGAG ATAATGGAGCAAGTAGACAATACTGTCAGTGAAGAAAATATTATACGAGATGAAGCACAAGGAGAACCATGA